The genomic DNA CCCCCAGGCCGTCCCGTCCGCCGCGGGGCTGACGGCACGGAGCAGCACGACCAGCAGCGGCACCGCGATCACGGTCCCGCTCGCGGTGGGGATCGCGTCGGGCGCGCCGTTGCCCGCCCGGGTCAGCACGATGATCGTCGCGAAGAGCCCGAGCGCGGCCAGCAGGGCGGCGGCGAGCCGGGGCCGACGGGCGCCGAGGGCGCCGGTGAGACCGGTCAGCAGGACGTACACGAGGCCCATCGAGGCGAACAGGACCAGTTTGTCCCGCGTGCCGAACAGGCTGATGGCCAGGTCCTTCACCCAGGGCGGGATGATGTCGATGAAGCCGCCGCCGACGGCCACGAAGGGCGCTGAGGAGGAGCTGAAGGCCAAGGAGACGAGCTCCGCGACGGCCACCAGCACGAGGCCCGCGACCACGCCGGCCACCACGGACCACCAGCGCAGCGGGCGGGCACCGGCGTCCATCACAGGTCTCCGGCCGCGACCACGGGGAGGGTCGGCTGCTCAGAGCCCCCGGACGGTTCGACGGTGAGGCCGAGCTGCCCGTCCGCCGGGATCTCATCGCTGACCATCACCGCCTGATCGGATCCGGTGACGAGTCCAGCGCTCCGTGCGCCCTCGTCGTCGATCAGCCACAGCTGGTACGTGCTGTCGCTGGGAAGGTCCGGCAGGTCGGCGGGCTGGACCAGCATTGCCTGCTCGGCCCGCGAGTACATCAGGTTCAGGGCGCCGCCCGTCTCGGCCGGTACCGTCATGTGCGCGGCGTCGTCGGCCGCCATGATCGTCGAGACCATCTGCTGTTCCTGCTCGGCCTCCGCCTGCGCGGACTCCATGGCCTCGATGGTCGCCTGCGAGTCCTCCTGGGCGGCTCGCTCCGTGCTCCACAGCCCGACGCCGGTGACGGTCGTGACCATCAGCGCGGCGGCGGCGACGGCCAGCCAGCGCGTGCGCCGCGCGGAGGACCGATAACGGTCCAGGGACACGACGTCCCCGTCCCGCACGCCCTCGGACGACGGGTCAGCGGGCGATTCCGCCGCACGATGGGTGTGGACCGGTCGGGGGGCGTCGTGCGGAGTGTCCTGGGAGTCCTGTGCGGGCTCCGGGGGCAGCTGACGGGTCTGCGCGATCCGCGCCATCAGCGAGTCCTTGAGCTCCGGTCGCGGTGTGACGGGCTCCAGCCCACGGGCCAGCTCACCGGCCGTCTCCTCGAAGGAGCGGGCCTCGTCGGCTGCCGCCGGATCCTGGTCGAGATATCCCTCGACCCGGGCGCGCTCGCTCTCGTCCAGGGCGTTCAGCGCCCAGGCACCGGTCATGTCGTACTGCCGCTCGTTCACGAGGTCACCCCCATTCTGTCCCGCAGGACGATCATGCCGTCTCGGATCCGAGTCTTCGCGGTCCCGACGGGGATGTCGAGCAGGGTCGCCACCTCGCGGTGGCTGTAGCCCCCGAAGTAGGCCAGTCGGATCGCGTCGGACTGCAGCGGTGTCAGCGAACGCATCGCCGATTCCACCCGCTGTGCCTCCACTCTCACGATGCCTTCCTCCTGGACGTCGACGACCTTCTCCTCGATGATTCTCAGCCCTTCGTCGGAGTCGCGACGCCGCGAGGCATCGCTGCTCCGGACGGTGTCCACCGCACGACGGTGGGCGATGGTGCACATCCACCCGTGGGCCGAGCCGCGTCGGCCGTCGAACCGGGTGGCCTGCTTCCAGATCTCCACGAACACTTCCTGCAGCACCTCCTCGCTGATGGACACATCCCTCACCACGCGCTTGATGAGCGCGAACAGCAGCGAGGAGGTCTCGTCGTAGAGGCGGGAGAACGCACCTTCGTCGCCGAGGGCGACGCGGCGCAGCAGATCGGCGAGGGGTGGGTCGGCGCTCTCGGCCGCGCCGACCGCCCTCATACCGGGATCACCCGAGGTGTCGGGAGGCATTCACAGCTCCTTCGGTGAGGGAGGGAGCAGAGCGGGCGATGGCGGTCGCGATCGTCCCCACCGCCCGCCCGCTCGGCACCTCAGTGCAGTGTGCTCTGTTCAGGCGGCGTCCGCCATCGCCGGGGGCATCAGAACGGTATCGACCAGGTAGACGGTGGCGTTCTGAGTCTGCACGCCGCCGCAGATCACGGCGGCATCGCCCACCTTGAGGTCGTCGCCTTCGCCGGTGACCTCGACATCCTCGCCCTGCACCGTGGTGTGGGTGCCGGCGATCTCGTCGGGGCCGATCTGTCCGGGCACCACGTGGTAGGTGAGCACGTCCGTGAGGGCCTCGGAGTCCTCGG from Brachybacterium sacelli includes the following:
- a CDS encoding anti-sigma factor, coding for MNERQYDMTGAWALNALDESERARVEGYLDQDPAAADEARSFEETAGELARGLEPVTPRPELKDSLMARIAQTRQLPPEPAQDSQDTPHDAPRPVHTHRAAESPADPSSEGVRDGDVVSLDRYRSSARRTRWLAVAAAALMVTTVTGVGLWSTERAAQEDSQATIEAMESAQAEAEQEQQMVSTIMAADDAAHMTVPAETGGALNLMYSRAEQAMLVQPADLPDLPSDSTYQLWLIDDEGARSAGLVTGSDQAVMVSDEIPADGQLGLTVEPSGGSEQPTLPVVAAGDL
- a CDS encoding sigma-70 family RNA polymerase sigma factor, with translation MPPDTSGDPGMRAVGAAESADPPLADLLRRVALGDEGAFSRLYDETSSLLFALIKRVVRDVSISEEVLQEVFVEIWKQATRFDGRRGSAHGWMCTIAHRRAVDTVRSSDASRRRDSDEGLRIIEEKVVDVQEEGIVRVEAQRVESAMRSLTPLQSDAIRLAYFGGYSHREVATLLDIPVGTAKTRIRDGMIVLRDRMGVTS